Proteins found in one Patescibacteria group bacterium genomic segment:
- a CDS encoding VIT1/CCC1 transporter family protein, with the protein MKDSIKTGFSFGLTSGIITTLGLMVGLQSGTHSQLAVIGGILTIAVADAFSDALGIHVSEESENKHSSKEIWLATLATFFTKLFFASTFIIPVLIFDLPLAVLVSAIWGTVLLAIFSLKMAELEKTNRWRVVGEHLLVALIVIILAHYLGNWVALTFK; encoded by the coding sequence ATGAAAGATTCAATCAAAACCGGTTTTAGTTTTGGTTTGACCTCAGGCATTATTACTACCCTAGGTTTGATGGTTGGTTTGCAGTCCGGGACTCATTCTCAATTGGCGGTTATCGGTGGTATCTTAACAATTGCTGTTGCTGATGCTTTTTCCGATGCTTTGGGCATTCATGTTTCTGAAGAATCAGAAAACAAACATTCTTCAAAAGAAATCTGGCTAGCGACTTTGGCGACCTTTTTTACCAAACTTTTTTTTGCTTCAACCTTTATCATTCCCGTTTTAATTTTTGATTTGCCTTTAGCGGTTTTGGTGAGTGCTATCTGGGGGACTGTCTTGTTAGCGATTTTTAGTTTGAAAATGGCTGAGTTAGAAAAAACTAATCGTTGGCGGGTAGTTGGTGAACATTTATTAGTGGCCTTGATTGTTATTATTCTTGCTCATTATTTGGGTAATTGGGTGGCTTTGACTTTTAAATAA
- a CDS encoding TspO/MBR family protein yields the protein MLTSWNWQDWYQALVKPSWTPTSGTISTIWTILYPLILITFTVIFYRLIKKEIVLIVALPFIINLIANFAFTPILFGLKNLPLASFDILVVWLTIVWGMVAIFPHSKILAFLQIPYLIWVSIATFLQLSITLMNR from the coding sequence ATGTTAACCAGTTGGAATTGGCAAGATTGGTATCAAGCTTTGGTAAAGCCTAGTTGGACACCGACTTCCGGAACAATTAGCACTATTTGGACAATCCTTTATCCTCTTATTCTGATTACCTTTACTGTTATCTTTTATCGGCTGATTAAGAAAGAAATCGTTTTGATTGTCGCCTTACCTTTTATTATTAATCTGATAGCTAATTTTGCTTTTACACCTATTTTATTTGGCTTGAAAAACTTGCCTTTAGCTAGTTTTGATATCTTGGTTGTTTGGCTAACAATTGTTTGGGGGATGGTGGCGATTTTTCCTCACTCAAAAATCTTAGCTTTTCTTCAAATTCCTTATCTGATTTGGGTGAGCATTGCTACTTTTTTGCAACTCTCGATTACTCTTATGAACAGATAG